In Candidatus Bathyarchaeia archaeon, the following are encoded in one genomic region:
- a CDS encoding DNA topoisomerase IV subunit A: MAPKKTVSPVKSKKQHVLESIEKLGREVCRQIDAGAFPTIDLPSRSTGNIIYDEKLRQFVLGDKKIRRSSRNIRHLRPFTQLIWLADIVRQLSLQGRTSTLRDIYYMAQAYGVDFTDQAESDDIINDLETVIEFAREDFNVFPEERSAIYGNLTIEYTAPRYEGKRLNLTVHPDGVIIGPALSSAEFIDTDAELVICIEKGAMFTRFLEEEVHKKYKAILIHTAGQAPRATRHIIHRLNEELGLPVYIFCDADPWGMHIAQVIISGSANAAHLKELTTPDAKWSGVWASDIISYKLPTERLNELDLKRLEELEKDPRYKESLWRREIEVFNKIRKKAEQEAFSRYGLTTIVDEYLPKRLDEMKSY, encoded by the coding sequence ATGGCCCCGAAGAAGACCGTAAGTCCTGTGAAGAGTAAGAAGCAACATGTCTTAGAGAGCATAGAGAAGCTGGGCCGTGAGGTGTGTCGGCAAATAGATGCCGGAGCCTTCCCTACAATAGACCTCCCAAGCCGTTCGACTGGTAACATAATCTACGACGAGAAGCTTCGACAGTTCGTGTTGGGGGATAAGAAGATAAGAAGGAGCTCTAGAAATATCCGCCACCTCAGGCCCTTCACACAGCTCATCTGGTTGGCTGACATAGTCAGGCAGCTTTCACTCCAAGGTAGGACGAGTACCCTAAGGGACATCTACTACATGGCACAGGCCTACGGGGTTGATTTCACCGATCAAGCTGAATCGGACGATATAATAAATGACCTTGAGACTGTCATCGAGTTTGCTAGGGAGGATTTCAACGTATTCCCTGAGGAGCGGAGTGCCATATACGGCAACTTGACCATAGAGTATACGGCGCCTCGGTATGAAGGGAAACGTTTGAATCTCACAGTTCACCCTGACGGCGTCATAATCGGGCCTGCATTATCAAGTGCAGAGTTCATAGATACCGATGCTGAGTTGGTCATCTGCATTGAGAAGGGCGCCATGTTCACACGGTTTCTGGAGGAAGAGGTTCACAAAAAATACAAGGCTATACTAATTCATACGGCTGGCCAGGCACCCAGAGCCACCCGACATATAATCCACCGTCTGAATGAGGAATTGGGTCTCCCAGTTTATATTTTCTGCGACGCCGACCCATGGGGGATGCACATAGCTCAAGTTATAATCTCCGGCTCAGCCAACGCTGCACACCTAAAAGAGTTGACTACACCTGACGCAAAGTGGTCAGGGGTGTGGGCTTCTGACATAATCTCCTACAAACTCCCAACCGAGAGGTTGAATGAACTAGACTTGAAACGTTTGGAAGAGTTGGAGAAGGATCCGCGGTATAAGGAGAGTCTCTGGCGGAGAGAGATAGAAGTGTTCAATAAGATTCGCAAGAAGGCCGAGCAGGAGGCATTCAGCCGTTATGGGCTGACCACGATTGTAGACGAGTATCTCCCGAAACGGTTGGATGAGATGAAGAGCTATTAA
- a CDS encoding DNA topoisomerase VI subunit B, whose product MSKEEFYEISPADFFYRNKDLAGFSNPARALYSTVRELVENSFDACELHSILPDIYLRISHEGAEGGEGVGIYAVRVADNGSGIPARHIPHALAQVFYGSKYRLRQSRGTFGLGGTMAILYGQITTNNAVHVISSTGTPVIHEYELLVDIQRNKPVVLKHRTYRNDKRWHGTVIEIKLDGDYLRAGPKILEYLKQTAIVTPYAKLTFVDPKGRLYRFERVASELPSPPKETKPHPYGSDVETVKRIISGTTCKDMLNFMTTHFHRVGPVIAKRFLESAGIPPSRRPNKLSTDEVVKLVQHMKCFPDFRPPTADCLSPLGEDLLRAGIKKELNPEFVSVKQRAPSVYSGFPFIVEVGVAYGGGIPQTGEISLYRFANRIPLLYDESSDVSWDVVHNGINWKHYNVDVPNAPLAVLVHICSTKIPYRSVGKEFIADVPEIRREILNGIRDAARELSISLSRRQAIESEKRRLDVFEKFLPKIAKFSAEIIERNEPPDIRPLLKSVMKYGPEEDRKSCEE is encoded by the coding sequence ATGTCGAAAGAAGAGTTCTACGAGATAAGCCCAGCCGACTTCTTTTACCGGAATAAAGATTTAGCCGGCTTCAGCAATCCTGCACGCGCCTTATACTCAACGGTTAGGGAATTAGTTGAGAACTCCTTTGACGCCTGTGAATTACACAGTATCCTCCCTGACATCTATCTCAGGATCAGCCATGAGGGCGCTGAGGGCGGTGAAGGGGTCGGCATATATGCAGTGCGGGTTGCAGATAATGGCTCTGGTATTCCCGCCCGCCATATCCCACACGCATTAGCCCAAGTCTTCTACGGGTCAAAGTATAGATTAAGACAGTCTAGAGGGACTTTCGGGCTCGGCGGGACGATGGCTATTCTCTACGGACAGATAACAACAAATAATGCTGTACATGTCATCTCCTCGACGGGTACCCCAGTAATTCATGAGTATGAATTGTTGGTAGATATCCAACGGAATAAACCGGTTGTCCTAAAACATAGGACATACAGGAATGATAAGAGATGGCATGGCACCGTTATCGAGATAAAGTTAGACGGTGACTATTTGCGAGCAGGCCCAAAAATTCTAGAATACCTCAAACAGACAGCGATTGTAACACCCTACGCAAAATTGACCTTCGTCGACCCGAAGGGACGTTTGTATAGGTTTGAGAGGGTCGCAAGTGAGCTTCCTTCTCCCCCCAAAGAGACCAAACCGCACCCTTACGGCTCAGACGTTGAGACGGTTAAGCGAATAATCTCAGGGACAACTTGCAAAGACATGCTAAACTTCATGACGACTCACTTTCACAGAGTAGGGCCGGTGATAGCCAAACGTTTCCTAGAATCTGCCGGTATTCCACCCTCGAGACGCCCAAATAAGCTGAGCACCGACGAAGTAGTTAAGTTGGTTCAACATATGAAATGTTTTCCAGACTTTCGACCTCCTACTGCGGATTGCCTCTCACCGCTCGGTGAGGATTTGCTTCGCGCCGGGATAAAGAAGGAGCTGAATCCAGAGTTTGTATCTGTGAAGCAGCGTGCTCCCTCAGTATATTCAGGTTTCCCTTTCATTGTGGAGGTTGGCGTAGCTTATGGGGGTGGAATACCTCAGACAGGAGAAATTTCTCTCTATAGGTTTGCTAATAGGATACCCCTCCTCTATGATGAGTCCAGTGATGTTTCATGGGATGTTGTTCATAACGGGATTAATTGGAAACACTATAATGTAGACGTCCCCAACGCACCGTTGGCAGTTCTCGTCCACATCTGCTCCACCAAGATTCCCTATCGGAGCGTCGGTAAAGAGTTCATAGCCGACGTACCTGAGATCAGAAGGGAAATCCTCAACGGTATTAGAGATGCCGCACGGGAGCTCTCCATCTCCCTCTCAAGAAGACAGGCGATCGAGAGTGAAAAACGTCGTCTCGACGTGTTTGAGAAGTTTCTCCCAAAAATTGCGAAGTTCTCCGCCGAGATCATCGAGCGGAATGAACCTCCAGACATTAGACCGTTATTAAAGAGTGTGATGAAGTATGGCCCCGAAGAAGACCGTAAGTCCTGTGAAGAGTAA
- a CDS encoding KH domain-containing protein: protein MSSNLRMKIPEERVGVLIGPKGSFKRKIEKLCNVNLVVSSDTGVVEFEPSSAPSDPTAIFKLQNVISAIGHGFSSTKALCLLEDDVLFEIIDLRDYVGRSKADLERLMGRLIGRSGKARRILEENTDTHISIYGHTVAIIGRPKEVEVARSAIQRLIGGSEHRTVYQYLSRVRRELKKEKLKLWEEQG, encoded by the coding sequence ATGAGTTCAAATCTTAGAATGAAAATCCCTGAAGAGCGAGTAGGGGTTCTAATAGGGCCTAAAGGTTCATTTAAGAGGAAGATTGAGAAACTGTGCAACGTAAACCTCGTCGTCAGTAGCGATACAGGCGTAGTAGAATTTGAGCCATCAAGTGCGCCCAGCGACCCTACAGCCATCTTTAAACTTCAAAATGTGATATCAGCCATAGGCCATGGCTTCTCTTCCACCAAAGCTCTATGTCTACTCGAGGATGATGTTCTATTCGAGATAATTGACCTGCGCGACTATGTGGGGCGGTCAAAGGCTGACTTGGAAAGGTTGATGGGCAGGTTAATTGGGCGGAGTGGGAAAGCTCGCCGAATACTAGAGGAGAATACAGACACGCACATATCGATCTACGGTCACACGGTCGCGATTATAGGGCGGCCTAAAGAAGTCGAGGTCGCTAGATCTGCAATTCAGAGGCTTATAGGGGGGAGTGAGCATAGGACCGTCTACCAATATCTGAGCAGGGTTAGGCGCGAACTCAAGAAGGAGAAATTGAAGCTCTGGGAAGAGCAAGGGTGA
- a CDS encoding serine protein kinase RIO, translating into MPRNELPAEGKFQKKLDRDERLYDVTQRMKIKRSEDYDVLEEVFDKPTLMTLYHLINKGVIDRLYGVVKSGKEARIYRGLNKSGRELAVKIYLVASAEFRKGMLQYIEGDRRFGKVKRDSRNLIYTWALKEFKNLEKAYSVGVRVPQPYAVENNVLVMEFIGSNGIPAPLLREAELHDPSRVYKKLLEYVKILYRDASLVHGDLSGFNVMVVNDEPVIFDLSQAVLLTHPMASQLLYRDLVNLANFFKHLGVEVEPVEVTYIWVTGSKPNFTLTGS; encoded by the coding sequence ATGCCACGGAATGAATTGCCAGCGGAAGGGAAGTTTCAAAAGAAGCTTGACCGAGATGAGAGGCTTTATGACGTAACTCAACGTATGAAGATTAAACGCTCCGAGGATTACGATGTTCTCGAAGAGGTCTTCGATAAACCCACTTTGATGACCCTTTACCACCTCATAAATAAAGGTGTAATTGACCGCCTCTATGGTGTGGTAAAGAGTGGGAAAGAGGCGCGCATCTACAGAGGGCTGAACAAGAGCGGGCGCGAGTTAGCTGTGAAGATATATCTCGTAGCCTCGGCTGAGTTCAGGAAGGGTATGCTACAATATATCGAAGGTGACCGCCGCTTCGGGAAGGTTAAACGTGATTCCCGCAACCTGATATACACTTGGGCGCTTAAAGAGTTCAAGAATCTCGAGAAAGCCTATAGTGTAGGAGTTAGGGTTCCTCAACCTTATGCTGTGGAGAATAATGTGTTGGTAATGGAGTTCATAGGTAGCAATGGTATACCAGCGCCTCTTCTAAGGGAAGCGGAGCTTCATGACCCCAGTAGGGTTTACAAGAAACTCTTGGAGTATGTGAAGATTCTCTATCGGGATGCTAGCCTCGTGCATGGGGACCTCAGCGGGTTCAATGTTATGGTTGTCAACGATGAACCTGTTATCTTCGATCTGTCGCAGGCAGTTCTGTTAACACACCCGATGGCATCTCAGTTACTATACCGCGACTTAGTCAACCTTGCGAACTTCTTCAAACATCTTGGGGTGGAAGTAGAGCCGGTCGAAGTAACTTACATTTGGGTGACTGGCTCGAAGCCAAACTTCACTTTAACTGGCAGTTGA
- the eif1A gene encoding translation initiation factor eIF-1A, whose amino-acid sequence MKRKVLSEEELKDLILPGEGQMLGVVIKMLGFDRMVVRCEDGKDRLCRISGKLKRKIWIRENDVVLVSPWEFQSDSKGDITWRYTHNQAEWLRKNNYLKM is encoded by the coding sequence TTGAAAAGGAAAGTCTTGAGCGAGGAGGAACTCAAAGACCTTATACTGCCTGGTGAAGGGCAGATGTTGGGCGTCGTAATCAAGATGCTTGGCTTCGATCGAATGGTCGTAAGGTGCGAAGACGGCAAGGATCGCCTATGTAGGATTAGTGGAAAACTCAAAAGAAAGATCTGGATAAGAGAGAACGACGTCGTCCTAGTCTCGCCTTGGGAGTTCCAAAGCGACTCAAAGGGAGACATCACGTGGAGGTACACACATAATCAAGCAGAGTGGCTTAGAAAGAACAACTACCTAAAAATGTAA
- a CDS encoding DUF424 family protein yields the protein MAVVQVYAKVTKVRGELLVAICDEDVLGKCFEDKEKRVVFEVRESFYKGEKIEISESIKLLKPATIVNLTGPAIVDAAVKAGYVDAPNVIVIGGIPHAQIIKL from the coding sequence GTGGCCGTGGTTCAGGTCTACGCGAAGGTGACGAAGGTCAGAGGGGAATTACTTGTGGCTATATGTGATGAAGACGTTCTAGGGAAATGTTTCGAGGATAAAGAGAAGAGAGTAGTCTTCGAAGTTCGTGAATCTTTCTACAAAGGGGAAAAGATCGAAATTAGCGAGTCAATAAAACTCCTGAAACCAGCTACCATAGTCAACCTGACAGGCCCAGCCATAGTAGACGCCGCAGTTAAGGCTGGCTACGTTGACGCGCCTAACGTAATAGTTATTGGTGGTATTCCTCACGCTCAGATAATAAAACTGTAG